Genomic DNA from Thermoanaerobaculia bacterium:
CTCCTCCCAGCCCTTGAGATCGGGGTGGAAGTGTTTGAGGCGCAGCTCGAGCTGCCCGGAGGCGTTCGAAGTCAGGGTCAGGATCTCGTAGAAAGCCACCTGACCGCCCTGGAGCGAGCGGAAGGTGCCCAACATGGCGCCGCCGCTCTCCGGCAGCCAGACCTCCTCGGCGATCCCGCCCAGACCCTCGCCGACCCAGCGGCCGGCGAGCCAGGCGAGATCGGCCAGGGAGGCCCGCGGCACCGCCTCGGCGGTGGCAGGGGGCGGCGGCGGGCTCGCCGCGGAGGCGAGGCTCGCGCCCGCGACCAGCCCGGTCAGGAGCGCACGCGTCGCGAGGGCCGCGGCGCGGGTCATTCCGGAGCCGCCGGCATCTCGTGCGGCACCACGGGCCGCACCTCGATCGCTCCGGTCCGAGCGGCCGGGATGCGGGCGGCGATCGCGATCGCGTCGTCGAGGTCGACGGCGTCGACGAGGTAGAAGCCGCCCAACTGCTCGCGCGCCTCGGCGAAGGGCCCGTCGCTGACCACCGCGCGGCCACCGCGCACCCGCAGCGTCGAGGCGCTGGCGACCGGCTGCAACTCTTCTCCGCCGTGGAGTTTGCCCGCGGCGACAAGATCGCGCGAGAGTTGGAAGTACTCGCCGAGCGACGTCTCCCGTTCGGCTTCCGAGAGCTGCTGCCAGCGGCTTTCTTCGTCGTAGATCAGAAGCAGGTATTTCATGCGGCCTCCTTGGCGGGATCTTCCCGCGTTTATGCCGACTAGTCGAACGGCGGTGGCCCGGATCGACATCTGCCTCGCGCTCCCCGCCCGGTTCGCCGGGGAAATCGGCAGGCACCCTAGCGGCGGGAGGTCGGACGATGCCCAGACCCGACCGACGCCGCGACGAACCGCCACTGCCCGAACGAGAGTAGACTCCGCCAAATCCGCTCTGGCGTGCTGCGATTCCTGGAGGCGAGAATGAAGATACTCGGGCTGCTCCTGTCGGTGATGGCGCTCCTGCCTACCAACGCCGCCGGCGTAGAGAACTTGCGCAACGACAGTTGGGAGCCGGGCGACTCGGCGTTCTTTCAGGGCGGCTTCGTCGCCAACGAGATCGCCGCCGCACGCCTGGAGCCGACCGGCCCATGTCCATGCCAGGTTCGGAGTGTCTCGTTTCTCTATGGAGGCGCCGCAACGCAGCGACTCGTCACCGTCGTGATCTGGGACGACAACGGATCGACGGCCCCGGGGGCGGTTCTCTTCGGCAAGGAGTATCTGCTCACCGGCTCGGGGGATCTGCAGTCGATCGACCTCTCGGCGGAGGGCGTTCTGGTCGACGGCCCCTTTCGGCTCGGCTTGCGTTTCACGGCTTCAGGTCCTCCTGCGGCCGCCACCGATGATGACGCGACGATCGACCCGAACCGGAACTTCGCCCTGCTCGACGGTGTTGGCTGGGTCACGGGAGTCTCCGCCGGACTGAGCGGCGACTGGATTCTTCGCGCCACGGTCGATGCGGCTTCGTCGCAGAGCGTACGGGTTGACGGGTTCGTTCCCGGCGACGCCGCCGTTTTTCAGGAGGGGTTTTCGGCGGGCGAGATTGCCGCGACGCGGCACATCACAGAGTTTGCCTGTCCCTGCTACCTCGACTCCGTCGATCTACTGTACGGTGGCTCGACAGAGACGCGTACCATCACGCTCAAAGTCTGGGCGGACGGCGGCGGGCTCGCTCCGGGCTCGCAGATTCACTCCTCCGACTTGAGTATCGCGGGACTGCCTTCGATTCAGCGCCTCGATCTGTCCAGCCTGCATCTGGTCGTGCCACAGTCCTTTCGAATCGGGATTCTGTTCCTCGACTCCGGCCTGCCCTCGATCGCCAGGGATGACGACGGCACGCTGACCGCTGATCGCAATTTCCTCCTCCTCAATGGGCCTGGTTGGATAGGGTCGGGCACCATGGGCATCGCCGGCGACTGGATCTTGCGCGGCGTGGTGCGATCGGTGCAGGTCTTCAGCGACGGTTTCGAGTCTGGCAATACCGCCAGTTGGTCGGCCGTAGCCCCCTGAGGCCGCCCTCGACCTCGACGCCAGTCAGAAGTGCCAGCCGGCTTCTGCTGCTGGAAGTGCCACTCGATTTGCGTCACAGGCCTTGGCGGCGCAGCGCCTTCGCGGCGGGGACCCCCAGCCGCTATACCCTCCATCGCACGATCTGGAGTCGGAAGATGCCCACGCAGCGGAGGATCGCGCCGGTGACCGAGGGCTGGAACAGGGGTGAACGAGACTGGTCGTTCGTCAAGGACGCCAGCCGCGACATCGCGCGCTGGGAGCAAGAAACCGGGCTCGCCCTCCCCGACAGTTATCGCCGGTTCATGCTCGCCTTCAACGGCGGCCGCGTCTACCCGCGCCTGTTCCGCCACAACGTTCCGCCGGAGCGCTACCCCTTGACCGAGCCCGTCACGCAGGTCAATCCGTTCTACGACTGGGCGCGCGTCGAAGCGAACTGGCGCGGAGAGATCTACGGCAAGGGCAACCCGCCGGGGATGCTGCTCATCGGCTGCGATCCAGGCGGCCTGGAGGTTCTCCTCTCCGTGCGCTCCGAAGACCGGGGGCAGATCTCCTGCTGGCCGCACACGACGAATCTCTGGGGCACCGACGGCAACGACCATGTCTGGCACCAGGCCCCATCGTTCGAGGCCTTCCTCGATTC
This window encodes:
- a CDS encoding YciI family protein, whose amino-acid sequence is MKYLLLIYDEESRWQQLSEAERETSLGEYFQLSRDLVAAGKLHGGEELQPVASASTLRVRGGRAVVSDGPFAEAREQLGGFYLVDAVDLDDAIAIAARIPAARTGAIEVRPVVPHEMPAAPE
- a CDS encoding SMI1/KNR4 family protein, which gives rise to MPTQRRIAPVTEGWNRGERDWSFVKDASRDIARWEQETGLALPDSYRRFMLAFNGGRVYPRLFRHNVPPERYPLTEPVTQVNPFYDWARVEANWRGEIYGKGNPPGMLLIGCDPGGLEVLLSVRSEDRGQISCWPHTTNLWGTDGNDHVWHQAPSFEAFLDSLFDREDGTDYKGWHRPIYDQLARPLAFWPSPVLCRAWRRRRETLIGGDRR